A stretch of DNA from Coccidioides posadasii str. Silveira chromosome 1, complete sequence:
GCGAAGACAAACACCCTTACTACTCGGAGTCCTGTTCCGCCCAGTTGGTCGTGACGTATAGCAGCGGTGGCACCGATGCCATTTCCACGACGGATGTCGGATTGGACACGTGCTCCAATAGACACGGTGGTACCTCGGCTGCCGGACCTCTTGTGGTCGGAGTTGTAGCTCTCGCTCTCGACGTGCGCCCGGACCTTACCTGGAGAGATATCCAGTATCTAATTGTCGAAACCGCAATCCCCGTCAACCTCGAAGAACCTGGGTGGCAGACCACTGCAATTGGGAAAAAGTTTAGTCACGATTTCGGATATGGAAAGGTTGACGCATATTCCCTGGTCCAATTAGCAAAGAATTGGGAACTGGTCAAGCCGCAGGCTTGGTTGCACTCTCCCTGGCTAAAGGTCCACCATGACATTCCTCAAGGCTCCAAGGGACTGGCGAGCTCGTTTGAGATTACAGAGGAGTTGTTGAAAAAGAACAACCTGGAGCGTGTTGAACATGTGACAGTGACTATGAATGTCAATCACACGCGTCGCGGCGACTTGAGCGTCGAGCTCAAGAGCCCAAGCGGTGTCATCAGTTACCTCAGCACGACAAGGAGCGGAGAttttgaaaagaaaggataTGTCGACTGGACATTCATGTCCGTTGCTCATTGGTAAGCTCGAAGACCTTTTCCGGGACATGCGAAATTGAGTCGACGCTGATACGATATCTCTTCTAGGGGTGAAACGGGCAAAGGAAAATGGACAGTCATTGTCAAAGATACCGAAGTCAACGAATATTCTGGACGATTCCTCGACTGGCAGCTCTCACTGTGGGGCGAAGCCATTGACGGCAAGATCCAGGAGCTTCATCCCTTGCCGGATGTCCATGACCACGAGCACGACACCAGCGAGCCTGCGTCACAGATCGAGACGACCACTCTATCTGCCACCGGGACAAGCAAACCCACAGCGACGGAGAAACCGACCAATCACATCGACCGGCCCATCAACGCTAAGCCTAGCAGCCCAACAACCGCGCTGTCGCCAACAGGCACAGCTTCGTCCAGCCCAGGAGCAGCGGCTGCCACACCGAGCAGCTCCGCGCATGCCGACAATTTCCTACCGTCGCCGTTCCCCACGTTTGGCGTCTCGAAACGGACGCAAATCTGGATCTACGGCTCCATCGCTctgattttcatcttctgcGTTACGCTGGGAGTCTACTTCCTTATCCAGCGACAGAAGCGTCGCCGGAACAATCCTCATGACGACTACGAATTTGAGATGGTAgctgaggatgaagaaggaTATCCTCTGAACGGAGCAGGGGCCGGAGTGCCGATGGGCAAGAAGCAGCCGCAGAGACGGCGTCGTGGAGGGGAATTGTACGATGCATTCGCTGGGGAGAGCGACGAGGAGATTTTCAGCGATAGTGAGGATGGCGAGAAGCCATActacgatgacgatgatggaGAAGATGACGATGGCGATGGGGATGACGCTTCAAGGGGACGAGAGCACGACGATGATGCTCCCAAGTGGAGTGAGAAGCCGAGGGGAGGTGGAGAATAAGGTGCGCGTTCGCGATTCGGCGTTAGGATACCACTTTTACTGTCTTTTTGTTCCATGTAGCTTTCTGTCTGcgagatttttttttttttttttttttaatttggGCGTGCAAGAAAGCAGTGCAAGTTTGCTGGGTGTTTGATTCAATAACTACATAGACCACTCCATGCAATTTGTGCTGTGCTCCATACATAGACATACATGCActacatacggagtacttcgtCTGTAGCTACACTCGCAgctagaaaaaaaaaaaaaaagaatagcTCAAAGAAAGGGGGAAAACGGCTCCCTCAACGCTCAACAAGCACATGACTGGCCTACTCTCCCGCCGACGTGGGCCAGACGGTGGCCAGACGAGCGGCCAGAGTCCTGGAATCCCAGACTCCCTGACTCCCAGGCACGCCTCTTCCAAGGGCTCGAAAGTTGGCAGCCCCTCGCACATGACCGCGTGGCAAATCAGGTGGGCAAAACCCACCTTTGCCCCCCACGGCCTGGGCTCCCGGATGTCGGCAGCACGTTCTTCCACCGCTCCTTGTGCGGGAAGCTCGTCTCTCACTGGTCCAGCAGCATGCCCTGCGAATCCAGGCCGTTCGCGCCTCATCGTTTGCGCCTCCCGGTGAACTGTGGCCCCGCCACTCGACCGAGGGTAAGCGCAGGTGATACTATTTACGGCAGCGCACGTGAGGATTCAACGAAGGGGCAGAAGAAACGGCCcataaaaaaataaagtacGGAGCATGGGGTACGGGGTATACTGAGTCCAAAGTCCAGTGTCcagaggatgatgatgatgatgatgatggggAATGTGGAAACTCTTACATAGGCTAGTACTTACGCCCTGGGTTTGAAATCTCAGCatctgtactccgtacggagtatatgtATTTGTCTGCCACTGCTCTGGTATGGCAGACTATTACGCCCTGTTTTGTCTGGAAGAGCCGTAGCCTAAGCCCTGAGTTTGCAGCAAAGAAATTGGCCCATCCCAGCCACCGCCCATCACCCTTAACCACTCTTCTCCCCAGAGCACTTAAGCTCCCTAGCCCTGACCCTCAATCCCAGTCCGCAGCCCACCCACCCTATTAAGGCCTAAGCATAGTGCACAGAGCATTGAGGTACTGTGTAAATCACTCTGAGCAGCAGGTCGAGTGCTTAAACCTTTACCATACAAAACAAgaaaatataataataataataataataataaaacaAGGTGTAATAATCAGCGATGCTTGGCTACGTGCCATGGCAGCAGTATTTCCACCAGAGCAGTTGCAGCTCGGCAACTTGACGATCAGCGATGTATTTCCTAACTGACCCTGAATGCGGAGCACGGTCAGCATAATTTGACATTTCTTCGTGGCCTAAGAAATAGAGAAGCAGACAATATACAGCGCCAAAGGTGCAAGAAAGCTGTATAGCAGGGAACATCATTTGCTATGGCAGCACAAGGTTTTGAACTAAACCGATATTAAGGTATGAGATTTTGCCTCTTTTAAGACTTTGTCGAATACCGGGTAAAACCATTCAATAGTGGAGTAGAAAATGCTGGACATCGCGATGAGAGGCTCTATGCCGAGTTAGTAACTGAGTGAGTCATGCTCGATTTGCCGCATAAGCATAACAGGCGGTAGGGGATGAAGGATGGTTTTAGATTCTTCAAGCAGGCCGGAAGATGATCTATACATATATTGTACATATATGCGTTGCTTATGATTGTCATGGGAGGCAAAGATGTCGTCCGTAAATGCACTTGGTCGAATATGAGCTGAGCTGAGGGAAAAATGAAGAGTAACGGTCGAAGGCTGGAGGGAAAGTTCGCTGCTTGTGGCCTGATGATGATTGAGATTGACTTCTGGAAGGTCCCTCCCCTAAACTATGGCAGCAAACAATATCCAAATTCGGTTTAACTAACATGCATCGGTTCTGCAGTAACTTGCCAAGGGAGCCCCGTTCCAACTGGACTCGGGGTGACTGGGCAAATGACGGTGCTGGATTATTGTGAAACCGCTGGGTCgattttttttcctttctggCGGCGGGTCCACGGTGGGGTTGAGCCCGGGGTTGCTGTTACGTAGGAGGAATTGCGACAGAGCTGGCCGGCATTGAACGATGGGATCATGGGACTGCTTCTGCGGCGGGTCCTCTGCGTCTCTCACGCGCTTTTTGGGTTTGTTGACTCTGTACTCGATCTGGACGGCAAGCTGTCGAAAGTATATATAGAGGCGGTGGGATCGGCCATCGACGTGTTTGAAATCACAGGCATCATTTCTCGCTGACGTTGTACATATACATAtgcaca
This window harbors:
- the KEX2 gene encoding pheromone processing endoprotease (SECRETED:SignalP(1-19)~EggNog:ENOG410PF8E~COG:O~TransMembrane:1 (n3-14c19/20o740-762i)~MEROPS:MER0000364~BUSCO:3126at33183); this translates as MRLISVFAFASVFYSLSSASLYTRDYDTRDYVALHLRPSLSPNRVAQLLGARHEGRIGELQDHHTFSFPKGQGGDLDSLLDDLQRRRRRRRYLELEGTQLDKSQDDDELNGILYSEKLIPRQRLHKRIPPPPPPPPPPPPPSKQRYKRFPQSQGENSAIARQRELADKLSISDPIFVDQWHLFNTEQPGHDLNVTGLWLEGITGNGTVTAIVDDGLDMYSHDLKDNYFAEGSYDFNDKGKEPRPRLVDDKHGTRCAGEVAAVKNDVCGVGVAYNGKVAGIRILSKPVTDEDEAAAINYGFQKNQIYSCSWGPVDNGATMDAPGLLIRRAIVHGIQQGRGGKGSIFVFAAGNGAASGDNCNFDGYTNSIYSITVGAIDREDKHPYYSESCSAQLVVTYSSGGTDAISTTDVGLDTCSNRHGGTSAAGPLVVGVVALALDVRPDLTWRDIQYLIVETAIPVNLEEPGWQTTAIGKKFSHDFGYGKVDAYSLVQLAKNWELVKPQAWLHSPWLKVHHDIPQGSKGLASSFEITEELLKKNNLERVEHVTVTMNVNHTRRGDLSVELKSPSGVISYLSTTRSGDFEKKGYVDWTFMSVAHWGETGKGKWTVIVKDTEVNEYSGRFLDWQLSLWGEAIDGKIQELHPLPDVHDHEHDTSEPASQIETTTLSATGTSKPTATEKPTNHIDRPINAKPSSPTTALSPTGTASSSPGAAAATPSSSAHADNFLPSPFPTFGVSKRTQIWIYGSIALIFIFCVTLGVYFLIQRQKRRRNNPHDDYEFEMVAEDEEGYPLNGAGAGVPMGKKQPQRRRRGGELYDAFAGESDEEIFSDSEDGEKPYYDDDDGEDDDGDGDDASRGREHDDDAPKWSEKPRGGGE